One window of the Streptomyces sp. NBC_00259 genome contains the following:
- a CDS encoding GNAT family N-acetyltransferase yields the protein MSGHGGPSDGPSDRAGSGGGCAVREATDPADREACFAVRKEVFVVEQRVPQEIEYDAYDAADADTVHVLAVGPDGPLGTGRLLYGPAAAGKTGGDASVGSLGRLAVTKAARGLGVGAALVRAIESAARARGLRAVDLHAQTHALAFYERLGYEAYGPEFPDAGIAHRAMRRAL from the coding sequence ATGAGCGGCCACGGCGGCCCCAGCGACGGCCCCAGCGACCGGGCCGGTTCCGGCGGCGGCTGTGCCGTGCGGGAGGCGACGGACCCGGCGGACCGTGAGGCGTGCTTCGCGGTGCGCAAGGAGGTCTTCGTCGTCGAGCAGCGGGTGCCCCAGGAGATCGAGTACGACGCGTACGACGCGGCGGACGCGGACACGGTCCATGTGCTGGCCGTCGGCCCGGACGGCCCGCTGGGCACGGGCCGGCTGCTGTACGGCCCGGCCGCGGCCGGCAAGACCGGTGGTGACGCCTCGGTCGGCTCGCTCGGCCGTCTCGCGGTGACCAAGGCCGCGCGGGGCCTCGGCGTCGGAGCGGCGCTGGTCCGCGCGATCGAGTCCGCGGCCCGGGCGCGTGGTCTCCGTGCGGTCGACCTGCATGCGCAGACACATGCCCTGGCGTTCTACGAGCGGCTGGGGTACGAGGCGTACGGTCCGGAGTTCCCGGACGCCGGCATTGCGCACCGCGCGATGCGACGGGCCCTGTAG
- a CDS encoding RluA family pseudouridine synthase: MSTIPETRTLPVPDGLEGERVDAAISRMFGFSRTKAAELAAAGKVQVDGSVVGKSERVHGGAWLEVEMPQAPAPVQIVAEPVEGMEIVHDDDDIVVIVKPVGVAAHPSPGWTGTTVIGGLAAAGYRISTSGAAERQGIVHRLDVGTSGLMVVAKSERAYTLLKQQFRERTVDKRYHALVQGHPDPLSGTIDAPIGRHPQHDYKWAVTAEGKPSVTHYDLIEAFRAASLLDIKLETGRTHQIRVHMSAHRHPCVGDLTYGADPTMAKRLGLTRQWLHAVRLGFEHPSDGQWVEFASDYPADLRSALDRIAAESA, encoded by the coding sequence GTGAGCACCATTCCGGAAACCCGCACCCTGCCCGTACCCGACGGCCTTGAGGGCGAGCGTGTCGACGCCGCCATCTCCCGCATGTTCGGCTTCTCGCGTACGAAGGCGGCTGAGCTGGCGGCCGCCGGCAAGGTGCAGGTCGACGGCTCCGTCGTAGGAAAGTCCGAGCGTGTGCACGGCGGGGCGTGGCTCGAGGTGGAGATGCCGCAGGCGCCCGCGCCCGTCCAGATCGTCGCCGAGCCGGTCGAGGGCATGGAGATCGTGCACGACGACGACGACATCGTCGTGATCGTGAAGCCGGTCGGCGTGGCCGCCCACCCCAGCCCCGGCTGGACGGGCACGACGGTGATCGGCGGTCTCGCCGCGGCGGGGTACCGGATCTCGACGTCGGGCGCGGCGGAGCGGCAGGGCATCGTGCACCGGCTGGACGTGGGCACGTCCGGGCTGATGGTGGTCGCCAAGTCCGAGCGGGCGTACACCCTCCTGAAGCAGCAGTTCCGGGAGCGCACGGTCGACAAGCGGTATCACGCCCTGGTGCAGGGCCACCCGGACCCGCTGAGCGGCACGATCGACGCGCCCATCGGCCGCCACCCCCAGCACGACTACAAGTGGGCGGTGACGGCCGAGGGCAAGCCCTCCGTCACCCACTACGACCTGATCGAGGCCTTCCGGGCCGCCTCGCTGCTGGACATCAAGCTGGAGACGGGGCGTACGCACCAGATCCGGGTGCACATGTCGGCCCACCGGCACCCCTGCGTCGGCGATCTGACGTACGGCGCGGACCCGACCATGGCGAAGCGGCTGGGGCTGACCCGGCAGTGGCTGCACGCGGTGCGGCTCGGTTTCGAGCACCCCTCGGACGGCCAGTGGGTCGAGTTCGCCAGTGACTACCCCGCCGATCTGCGGTCGGCGCTCGACAGGATCGCGGCGGAGAGCGCATGA